TCTATAGAAAGTAGCCAACCGGAAAATAAGCTGCCAAGACCTCCACCTCCAAAAAGCCCCAAGCCTATTAAACCTGATGGTAAACCAGTATTTTCTGGATTAACATCAAAAGCCAAGGTAGCTAGAGTAGACTGAATACATATATACCCAAATCCAAGAAAAACCGTTGCAACTAAGGCAATTTCCCAATAATGAAAAAAGTATAAGGATAATGCTGTTATAAGTGCAAAACCTTCTCCTAAAAGTATTATGTTTTTTTTGCCATATCTCTTACTAAGCTTTCCTACCTTTGTTCCTCCAATAAGACAAGCAAATCCATAAAACATTATTAATACTCCACACTCTAAATAATCTAAATGCATAACATCATGCAGAAATGACCCTAAATAGGAATATAGTCCAAGTAGTAAAAATCCTGATATTAAGGCTAAGGGAAATATTTTCCTTCCTGCAGGTGTGCATATTGCAATTTTAGTTTGAAGAAAAAAGTTATTCTGTTTGCAATTAAATGATATCTTCTTTGAATCACTAGATAAGCCTTTTATTAAAATTATATCCGAAATAGCTGCAACCACAGCAAAAAAAACGAATGCACCTCGCCAACTAATGTATTTAGTTATTAATCCGCCTAAACCTGCGCTCAAGCCTTGTCCTAAAAAAACAATTCCCATAAATCTTCCCACATATATTTGTCTCTCTAGTTTTGGAATTGTATCTCCAATTAGACCTAAAGATACTGCAATAATGCCTGCAGCAAAAAAGCCTGTTATTATACGGAATAAGCATAACAGTGGTAGGGCCCTAACAAACGCACTTCCCGCAGTTCCTATAGCTAATCCTCCTACTATAATTTTCAGCACACTTGCCTTGCTCCATCTGTCACTAAAAAATCCATAAACCGGTTGCATAACTCCATAAGGAATCATATACGAAGTCAATATAATTCCAGCAGTGGAAACTGATATGCTTAATTCTGATGCAATTGGTTGAAGCGCTGGTGAAACAAACCAATTATCAGCAGCTGATACAAACCCTGCAAGCCCCAATATTAAAATCAAATTATTGTACTTTAGATTACTGTTGTTTATAGTTGTATTCATTTTAAAACTCCCTTTTAAATTTATATACATTTAAACAAGTAACTTCAATTACCATTATGGTATCACATTCTATATAAATAGAACAATATTTAACTCTATTAAAACAACCATATAAAAGGAGCTGTAGCACTAAAAATTAGTACCACAGCCCCTTTTATATTAAAAATCCGTATAATCATCATCCATATCTTCTTTTGAAATAT
This DNA window, taken from Clostridium acetobutylicum ATCC 824, encodes the following:
- a CDS encoding MFS transporter, whose protein sequence is MNTTINNSNLKYNNLILILGLAGFVSAADNWFVSPALQPIASELSISVSTAGIILTSYMIPYGVMQPVYGFFSDRWSKASVLKIIVGGLAIGTAGSAFVRALPLLCLFRIITGFFAAGIIAVSLGLIGDTIPKLERQIYVGRFMGIVFLGQGLSAGLGGLITKYISWRGAFVFFAVVAAISDIILIKGLSSDSKKISFNCKQNNFFLQTKIAICTPAGRKIFPLALISGFLLLGLYSYLGSFLHDVMHLDYLECGVLIMFYGFACLIGGTKVGKLSKRYGKKNIILLGEGFALITALSLYFFHYWEIALVATVFLGFGYICIQSTLATLAFDVNPENTGLPSGLIGLGLFGGGGLGSLFSGWLLSIDGYEAIWIVFASFIVVISLITLKIKLN